Genomic DNA from Theobroma cacao cultivar B97-61/B2 chromosome 3, Criollo_cocoa_genome_V2, whole genome shotgun sequence:
atgtagGGTATATGTCACTTGGTTTAAGTAATCTGGATTCAGAAACATATTCCTTTTCAGTACGATGAATCTTATTGAGTGCAAAAGAAAACCTTAGCCCCACCTAACGCTCcaacgtttttctttttttttttttttattaaaacgcAACTAGATTTCTAGCCGAttgagaaaacattaaaataggtttatcattattatgattatttaatataaatatagttAAATCAACTAGctgtaaatgcaaatatgatAAGTCACTGGCAATGGCAAAAATCTTGTGACAAGCTGCATTTTCTTGGTTTATAGAAGTCACTGTGGCTATCCCCTTCCACCTTAGTAATCATATAgatgttatttaattttattttttcaaaaaaaagacCGTGATTAATGGGTGAATggattgactttttttttgaCCGAAAACACGTGTGGAATTTACCCATTCAGTAATTACTACAGTAATTTAAAGTCTTTTGTAGCTGCCCAGcttcatgcaattacaatttGGCGGGTGACCCAACTAAATGCTTGACAGGTAATCCAACCAATTCCCTCCCCTATAAATCATTTTGTCCATGGGGGATCAATCCCAGTACTACTCTCTAAGCAAGAAGGAGAACCCaacaaaagaacaaaggagtaaatagaataaaaaaagccacaataaagaacaaaatttcgCTCTGGACTCGGCAGGATAGACCACAGGAGGcaaaaaaaagggtgaaaatagatgaaaaagaaaagaatacaGTAGTTTTATAAAACCCTTTTGAATGCTAGggagaaagaaagggaaagagagagagagagatgaaaagggCAGAAAAAAGTGGAGAAGGGGTAGCAGAAAAGGAGGAAAATTTGTGTGAAAAGTTGAGTAGGAGGGTATTATTGGTAGGGAATAGGAAAGGAGGGGGCCCCTGTACTCCACTCCCTTCGTGGAAACTTTACCACCCTCAGGCTCGCCTTCATCATAACAACATCCCACCTCCTCCTGCTGCTGTTTCTGCAAGAAAGTTAGCTGCTTCCCTCTGGGAGTTTCATCAATACCTTCCTCATCATCCTAAAATGCATAGAGGTGTTAACAACACTAATGGCCGTTACCACCAACGCCACCACGCCAATCTTTTCAAGGACAAAGGAATTGACTTTTCTCATTTCTTGGCTGATCCTTGCCCCAGCTCTGATCCTGACcaggtttttccttttttgttgcATACCTTACTTCTGTTTGTCTACAAGTAGTGTATGTGtatttttgtatttgtatgttatttttcttctaaagGTTTCTCCTTTGGGGTATTTTGATCTATTAGTTGGTGGGATGGATGGTGATTGATTTGGAATTTTGGGTGTGGCAGAATGATGATACTTGTTTGTCCTAGGCTACATGGTTTGTTCttatgtttttgttatttgggCTGAGAGATATGCAGATAGATTGGTGATGTTTACAGTTTATGTTGATAGGACTACTCTTTTTGTCTTCATGTTATCCGTCTTGGTTGTTTGGTTATGCCCTGCCTAACTTTCATGTTTTTTGGTTTATAGAGTTTGTTAGGTTAGATTATTTGTCTTGAATGTACTAttgtttcatattttattcatgTCTCATGGAAAATTTGCTCTCTGTCAACCGTTTTTGACCAGTTCAAAACCTAATGGAGCCTTTTCTTGTCAAGAATTGTATAATCATATGAGCAAGCATGAAAAACGGAGAGGGTTTTTCTGGACGAGAAAGGATTTCCTCGATtatgaatttgttttttccttaTGGAGAGTTACTCTAAGTTAACtctgtttttggttttgtgGCTCTCATTGATCTAGCTAACAATTTAGTTCCTAATAATATCTAAGAAGCATCGTCCCTGTGCCTGCAATCTTTATCTGTTGTAATTACCAACGCCATTGATTGTTTGGTCTGCTAActgattattattttaacaaaaaaaaaaaaacataaagcaTTCAATTCAGGATTAATACTATAAAATCTGGTGGTGTTTGGTTAAGCAGTTATTTGTTAGTTGGTTGGTTCTCCATAACTCTGTTATGGGGAACCAGAGGGCACTGGTTGCTTTAATCTTTCAatataatattgtaattagccttaatttttgaattttcagaAGAGTGTTGAGtatttcttgaatttttactGTTGACCGTTAACTTATCATTTGTCTATGATGGATTGATGGTCAAGTGTAGTGTAACTTTGTTAGACATTGCTTTACAGTGAGGACTGAGAACCATTTAATTGATACTTGTTATAAAAAGATGACCCAACAAAGTTTTTGTTGATTTCAACCTTTTTTGGTGGCTTGAACTCAATGTCTTCAGCCACTTCTAGAGTTATCCAAGGGGGAAGCAATACCTTCTGTTACTAACTTTTCtgttttatttcttatatCAGCCAGAGAGTGCAAGCAGTTTGAGGAGGCATATTGCTCAAACACTGATGAAACATCATCGATcgattgaaaaaaataatcatgCCTTACAGCCTGTATCTCCTGCAAGTTATGGCAGTTCAATGGAggtaaattttcttttattcctaCTGAAAAAGGTGCTACATGTAGAATAAATACTGAATAGGGAAGGTGATGTTCTTTCTGTAATTGATGCTTTCACTGAAGCTACTTGAATAAGagtaaagaaagaataattgTTGTGAGTCCTGTATATGCAGAAAAACTTGAGCCTTGCCACCAGGTTAGTTCACATTGGCTATAGTCTGACTACTGTCTCTTTAGTCTCTGCCTCAAATCTAACTCTGTAGTATTCAGTAAGGTTCTAAGTTGATAGATAGCATATTGGGCGTTCATAACATCTTAGTTACTTGTTTACATATATCTGATTTTTTATAACagtaaaagaaatatatagCCTGTTTGTAGCTTTGAATGCTACATAAATGGCATTTTCAGAATTCACTTACTGGGGTGTTATTTACGATGAGAACAATCATGAACAAATTTGGACGATTATCAATTTCCACACTGATGTTTATGGTGTTATGTCTGTTCATATCAATTTTCTGCTAGAATTCCTTGGAAATTATTGCTGTGTGGTTTGCTCAGTAGGTCTTTCCCACGAAGTTCTACATCCCATCCCATAGAGTTTTTACATGCCCTACCTCCCTTTTCAGGTGGCCCCTTATAATCCTGCAGTCACGCCTAGCAGTTCCTTAGATTTTAGGGGAAGGGTTGGTGAGTCACATTATAATCTCAAAACATCTACAGAACTGCTAAAAGTACTAAATCGTATTTGGAGCCTGGAAGAGCAACATGCGTCTAATATCTCATTGATAAAAGCATTGAAGATGGAACTAGATCATTCCCGTGTTAGGATCAAGGAGTTGTTTCGAGATCAGCAAGCAGATAGACACGAAATTGATGATTTGATGAAGCAGATTGCTGAAGACAAACTAGTTAGGAAGAGTAAGGAACAAGACCGGATTCATGCTGCTGTACAGTCTGTGAGGGATGAACTAGAAGATGAGAGAAAGTTAAGAAAACGATCAGAGAGTCTACACAGGAAGTTAGCTCGGGAAGTGTCTGAGGCAAAAGCTTCTCTTTCTAATGCCTTGAAAGAACttgaaagagaaaggaaatcAAGGAAGCTCTTGGAAGATCTTTGTGATGAGTTTGCGAGGGGAATAAAAAGCTATGAACAGGAGGTGCATACTCTAAGACAGAAATCTGATGAGGATTGGGCAGGAGTGGCTGACCATGAT
This window encodes:
- the LOC18606629 gene encoding uncharacterized protein At5g41620; the protein is MKRAEKSGEGVAEKEENLCEKLSRRVLLVGNRKGGGPCTPLPSWKLYHPQARLHHNNIPPPPAAVSARKLAASLWEFHQYLPHHPKMHRGVNNTNGRYHQRHHANLFKDKGIDFSHFLADPCPSSDPDQPESASSLRRHIAQTLMKHHRSIEKNNHALQPVSPASYGSSMEVAPYNPAVTPSSSLDFRGRVGESHYNLKTSTELLKVLNRIWSLEEQHASNISLIKALKMELDHSRVRIKELFRDQQADRHEIDDLMKQIAEDKLVRKSKEQDRIHAAVQSVRDELEDERKLRKRSESLHRKLAREVSEAKASLSNALKELERERKSRKLLEDLCDEFARGIKSYEQEVHTLRQKSDEDWAGVADHDRLILHISESWLDERMQMKLEEAQSGFAEQNSLVDKLGFEIETFLQAKRVGTSVSKRTDYLSRKDRRKSLESVPLNEAVSAPKDVCGEEDSAGSDSNCFELNKPSSVDLKSNEDEAVNGDVEEIMKSNHAEKKPSSHEKSKSRHPSSLQVKFEEKMARAICNGNKKSQLADSEQENTGVGNTTEITVSQNFENDEATHYGSDGRKNKLDEIHGLSSNYVLDNLIRNHIALSEGGNINPENDCGEASSSFPARRNQPSPVRQWMTKFTSPDVDVSEPSTKLPPGIKENTLKAKLLEARSKGQRSRLKIFKGKS